Proteins from a single region of Deinococcus roseus:
- a CDS encoding DEAD/DEAH box helicase has protein sequence MSALAPFLQDLLGNKARAFYTEEGHPPRLLEVDQLEWSSAVKKGFQYPQVYSHQAECYKAMREGKNVVLTTPTASGKTGAFLPAIVQNLIDDPQATALLIYPLVALAQDQREKLQAFLDKAGILWATEEFQGQATVDRAFREGVRIVMATPDKLHWALAHPRVALFLKHLKHLVLDEAHTYRGGFGCEVSGLIRRVMSLSEHLGAKPQVLLSTATIGNASEFAESLTGLKCTEINTSGAKKHPKTYYLVDHRGKAKKFWDNLINQTLVHGLKTLVFFRGRSKASRMHAQYHNRPEYKDFVHLYMSGAGARDARLSRFREAKSGVMFATSALEAGVDIGDLSVVVLDGYPGSRMTFRQMVGRAGRVGEGAVLYLPAMDENGVPRPADAFYSSPQNFRQLLQGAVERAVIESHNAYITPKHLSRMQHEFYAVGLNPPEEASGSNWALGMKRWNLRSDDGEKYYVVERTLWEENPRKALFEPLETPSSHYAHAEKHVGAVFSWDGVSYQVTDWLPSTQGTVILVEKTTSVGEFTRGNYRVKVTPVKMEKWETQGDLAFRFGEISVQKEYLGYQLHRQVFARVCPKCDYEALPSDKTCPKCNARIRDRMLEQKLADHTFEQPLTLPSFRTYTLEIGVKSTGGTAHALKHALMKLIPELVACDPSDIAGTFRSEKDNYFFIYDDWKGGLGISHRAFLDLPLLLDRALDLCSSTCCENGCYQCLEVERCGSPTLENGEKRHLNKTGSRELLEKHLGKKVRIEVPAPAEHVALDWELQARELLELQGLSSTEVSKRLGIPSREFQTLPSTPLRVMHPKFGEGILIGAIGYGSLRKARIRFPTQEKTFLVSMAPIQVIG, from the coding sequence ATGTCTGCACTCGCCCCCTTTCTTCAGGACCTCCTCGGCAACAAAGCCAGGGCCTTCTACACCGAAGAAGGACACCCCCCGAGGCTCCTGGAGGTGGACCAGCTGGAATGGTCCAGCGCTGTGAAGAAAGGCTTTCAGTATCCCCAGGTGTATTCCCACCAGGCCGAATGCTACAAAGCCATGCGGGAAGGAAAAAATGTGGTGCTCACCACGCCCACAGCTTCAGGAAAAACCGGAGCATTTCTGCCTGCCATTGTGCAGAACCTCATCGATGATCCGCAGGCCACAGCGCTGCTCATTTACCCGCTGGTGGCCCTCGCACAGGACCAGCGCGAAAAACTGCAGGCGTTTCTGGACAAAGCAGGCATCCTGTGGGCCACCGAGGAATTCCAGGGGCAGGCCACCGTGGACCGGGCGTTCCGGGAAGGCGTGCGCATCGTGATGGCCACCCCCGACAAATTGCACTGGGCGCTGGCCCACCCACGGGTCGCTCTTTTTTTAAAGCACCTCAAGCATCTGGTGCTGGACGAGGCCCACACCTACCGGGGCGGCTTTGGCTGCGAGGTGTCTGGCCTGATCCGCCGGGTGATGTCCCTCTCAGAACACCTGGGCGCAAAACCCCAGGTGCTGCTCTCCACAGCCACCATCGGGAACGCCAGTGAATTTGCCGAATCCCTGACCGGCCTGAAATGCACCGAAATCAACACCTCCGGGGCCAAGAAACACCCCAAAACCTATTACCTGGTGGACCACCGGGGAAAAGCGAAAAAATTCTGGGACAACCTGATCAACCAGACCCTGGTGCACGGTTTGAAAACGCTGGTGTTCTTCCGGGGGAGGTCCAAGGCCTCCAGGATGCACGCCCAGTACCACAACCGCCCCGAATACAAAGATTTCGTGCACCTGTACATGTCCGGGGCCGGGGCCAGAGATGCCCGCCTGAGCCGCTTCAGGGAAGCAAAAAGTGGGGTGATGTTCGCCACCAGTGCTCTGGAAGCCGGGGTGGACATCGGGGACCTCAGTGTGGTGGTGCTGGACGGATACCCCGGTTCCCGCATGACCTTCCGGCAGATGGTGGGCCGGGCCGGACGGGTGGGCGAAGGCGCAGTGCTGTACCTGCCCGCCATGGACGAAAACGGGGTGCCCAGACCTGCAGACGCTTTCTACAGCAGCCCGCAGAACTTCAGGCAACTGCTGCAGGGGGCCGTGGAACGGGCCGTGATCGAATCCCACAACGCCTACATCACCCCCAAACACCTGTCCAGAATGCAGCACGAGTTTTACGCGGTGGGCCTCAACCCTCCAGAAGAAGCCTCTGGCAGCAACTGGGCCCTGGGCATGAAACGCTGGAACCTGCGCAGCGACGATGGCGAAAAATACTATGTGGTCGAGCGTACCCTCTGGGAAGAGAACCCCAGGAAAGCCCTCTTTGAACCCCTGGAAACCCCCAGCAGCCACTATGCCCACGCCGAAAAACACGTGGGGGCGGTGTTCAGCTGGGATGGGGTCAGTTATCAGGTCACGGACTGGCTGCCCAGCACGCAGGGAACCGTCATTCTGGTGGAAAAAACCACCTCGGTGGGCGAATTCACCAGGGGCAATTACCGGGTGAAAGTCACGCCCGTGAAGATGGAAAAATGGGAAACCCAGGGAGACCTGGCCTTCCGCTTCGGGGAAATCAGCGTGCAGAAAGAGTACCTGGGGTACCAGTTGCACCGTCAGGTGTTTGCGCGGGTGTGTCCGAAATGTGATTATGAGGCCCTGCCCAGTGACAAAACCTGTCCCAAATGCAATGCCCGCATCCGGGACCGCATGCTGGAACAGAAACTTGCAGACCACACCTTCGAGCAGCCCCTCACGCTGCCCAGTTTCCGCACCTACACCCTGGAAATTGGGGTGAAGTCCACGGGAGGCACCGCCCACGCTTTAAAACACGCCCTGATGAAACTGATTCCCGAACTGGTCGCCTGCGATCCCAGCGACATTGCAGGCACCTTTCGCAGCGAAAAGGACAATTACTTCTTCATCTACGACGACTGGAAAGGCGGGCTGGGGATCAGCCACCGGGCCTTCCTGGATTTGCCCCTCTTGCTGGACCGTGCACTGGATCTGTGTTCCAGCACCTGCTGTGAAAACGGCTGCTACCAGTGCCTGGAGGTGGAACGCTGTGGCTCTCCCACCCTGGAAAACGGGGAAAAACGGCACCTCAACAAAACTGGATCCAGAGAACTGCTGGAAAAACACCTCGGGAAGAAGGTGCGAATCGAGGTGCCTGCACCAGCAGAACACGTGGCCCTGGACTGGGAACTGCAGGCCAGAGAACTGCTGGAACTGCAGGGCCTGTCCAGCACCGAGGTCAGCAAGCGTCTGGGCATCCCCTCCCGCGAATTCCAGACCCTGCCCTCCACCCCCCTCCGGGTCATGCATCCCAAGTTTGGTGAGGGCATCCTGATCGGGGCCATCGGGTACGGCTCTTTAAGAAAGGCCAGGATTCGCTTTCCAACACAGGAAAAAACCTTCCTGGTCAGCATGGCCCCCATCCAAGTCATAGGTTAA
- a CDS encoding ATP-binding protein: MKQAAHHLPRYLDDFIGRTRDLQKLGEALQKYRLISVVGFGGVGKTRLAVEFSRQQALNFQDGICFFDAYTSRNTNEFISMIAKSFDITDVKIERISEFLAEYFQHKHTLLMFDNLEHLSDIGVFIRNLLAGCPSLHILVTSRERLKVRGECVFKIHPFNFEAFESDFSCNEAMQLFDSRARMVNPDFTLTPEHQGWVFQICQLLEGIPLSIELVASQVYSHSLQHILKFLQDNLLLSADHVSIDLDDRQRSMKSVIDWSYQLLDAQQQKVFRSLSFFDAKFDLDETLHMLSFLFEQQHIQADPRTLLTSLMEKNLLYHKVGGDGRVLIFYLDVVKVYARTLMTAAEKEELLDLYTRYYFQRIQTNREAPFDVQSEYFILHASNIHQTIRANLPERPWLSAQLVSYIWKYWQASRYFYLGLTYTDALHAAYQRVDPHHRNNEFGLSIVNTLIGAAWISNDNFDFEGSRRYFTQALEVAQQHQNLLGMAAAYQGLAHLCMFWGDLQQADRFTHMAQQIIEQTGNPDQKCWIQSHQGRLLFTKGQYSEAETYFLESLQVFQERSNTWGMAWTQLHLAELYFETQQFDRAETLVQNQLNNTLLSFEEMNTVRLHLLLLATKVHLALGRTQQARDTLQVCLGHFADRTRAIKVNDLMGVQILLLVQEGATEAATQLIHQVMQSKQTVATINSMLDINCCAALIGLQEGSFTEARKMHQLCLDIHQQFGWAISPRRATLYQQLQHQLAVLA, from the coding sequence ATGAAGCAGGCCGCCCACCACCTCCCCAGGTACCTCGACGACTTCATTGGCCGCACCCGGGATTTGCAGAAACTCGGAGAGGCCCTGCAAAAATACCGCCTGATTTCGGTGGTGGGCTTTGGAGGGGTGGGAAAGACCCGTCTGGCCGTGGAATTCAGCCGCCAGCAGGCCCTCAATTTCCAGGACGGCATCTGTTTCTTTGATGCCTACACCAGCCGCAACACCAACGAGTTCATCTCCATGATCGCCAAATCCTTCGACATCACCGACGTGAAGATCGAAAGGATCAGCGAGTTCCTGGCCGAATACTTCCAGCACAAACACACCCTGCTGATGTTTGACAACCTGGAACACCTTTCCGACATTGGGGTGTTCATCAGGAACCTGCTGGCAGGGTGCCCCTCCCTGCACATCCTGGTGACTTCCCGTGAACGCCTGAAGGTGCGCGGGGAGTGTGTTTTCAAAATCCATCCCTTCAACTTCGAGGCGTTTGAGTCGGATTTTTCCTGCAACGAGGCCATGCAACTGTTTGACAGCCGGGCCAGAATGGTCAACCCGGATTTCACCCTCACCCCGGAGCACCAGGGATGGGTGTTTCAGATCTGTCAGCTTCTGGAAGGCATTCCCCTCTCCATTGAACTGGTGGCCAGCCAGGTGTACAGCCACTCCCTGCAGCACATCCTGAAATTCCTGCAGGACAACCTCCTGCTCTCTGCAGACCATGTGTCCATTGACCTCGATGACCGCCAGCGCAGCATGAAAAGTGTGATCGACTGGAGTTACCAGCTGCTGGACGCACAGCAGCAAAAGGTGTTTCGTTCCCTGAGCTTCTTTGATGCCAAATTCGATCTGGATGAAACCCTGCACATGCTCAGCTTCCTCTTTGAACAGCAGCACATCCAGGCCGATCCCAGAACGCTGCTCACCAGCCTGATGGAAAAAAACCTCCTCTACCACAAGGTGGGCGGAGATGGACGGGTTTTGATTTTCTATCTGGATGTGGTCAAGGTTTACGCCCGCACCCTCATGACTGCTGCAGAAAAAGAGGAGCTGCTGGACCTCTACACCCGCTATTATTTTCAACGCATTCAGACCAACCGCGAAGCGCCCTTTGATGTGCAGAGCGAGTATTTCATTCTGCATGCCAGCAACATCCACCAGACCATCCGGGCCAATTTGCCCGAGCGCCCCTGGCTGTCTGCCCAGCTGGTGTCTTACATCTGGAAGTACTGGCAGGCCTCCCGTTACTTCTATCTGGGCCTCACCTACACAGACGCACTTCATGCCGCTTACCAGCGGGTGGACCCCCACCACCGCAACAATGAATTTGGCCTTTCCATCGTGAACACATTGATCGGTGCAGCCTGGATTTCCAACGACAACTTTGATTTTGAGGGAAGCCGCAGGTATTTCACCCAGGCGCTGGAGGTGGCCCAGCAACACCAGAACCTGCTGGGCATGGCGGCAGCCTACCAGGGCCTCGCGCACCTGTGCATGTTCTGGGGAGATTTGCAGCAGGCAGACCGCTTCACGCACATGGCACAGCAGATCATCGAGCAAACCGGCAACCCGGACCAGAAATGCTGGATCCAGAGCCACCAGGGCAGGCTGCTGTTCACCAAAGGGCAATATTCAGAGGCAGAAACCTATTTTCTGGAATCCCTGCAGGTCTTTCAGGAGCGCAGCAACACCTGGGGCATGGCCTGGACGCAATTGCACCTCGCAGAGCTGTACTTTGAAACCCAGCAGTTTGACCGTGCAGAAACCCTGGTGCAAAACCAGCTGAACAACACCCTGCTCTCTTTTGAGGAAATGAACACCGTGCGCCTTCACCTCTTGCTGCTGGCCACCAAAGTCCATCTGGCCCTTGGGCGCACCCAGCAGGCCAGAGACACCCTGCAGGTCTGCCTGGGACACTTCGCAGACCGCACCCGCGCCATCAAGGTGAACGACCTGATGGGCGTGCAGATCCTGCTGCTGGTGCAAGAAGGTGCAACCGAAGCAGCCACACAACTGATTCATCAGGTGATGCAGAGCAAACAGACCGTGGCCACCATCAATTCCATGCTGGACATCAATTGCTGCGCGGCCCTGATTGGCCTGCAGGAAGGGAGTTTCACCGAGGCCCGCAAAATGCACCAGCTGTGCCTGGACATCCACCAGCAATTTGGCTGGGCCATCAGTCCCAGAAGGGCCACCCTGTACCAGCAACTGCAACACCAGCTGGCTGTGCTGGCCTGA
- a CDS encoding SDR family NAD(P)-dependent oxidoreductase yields the protein MMSPPHAQSTDFCALEGRIVAVTNADQGFGRSIALLLAEMDATVILLSENPEAISVLASEIEEQGGEAIPIKASPTSMSDWRAALEKVTEIFGEVHGIVHVADRVSYSHFDYLPESEWVEIANYNVRSSLTILQHIKRNRQHTWVTIIAPPLDAQLLHMHAFRGALIHLTQHASQENLRVNLLVPSRAAHSDEWDVGLSTAVCHFADPRMEHIVGNIINVPLPPVPKPEALEALEAAEAEAEWEEENA from the coding sequence ATGATGTCTCCTCCTCATGCCCAGTCGACGGATTTCTGTGCTCTGGAAGGTCGCATTGTTGCGGTGACCAACGCCGACCAGGGATTTGGTCGCTCCATTGCCCTTTTGCTGGCCGAAATGGACGCCACCGTGATTCTCCTGAGTGAAAACCCCGAGGCCATCAGTGTGCTGGCCTCTGAAATTGAAGAGCAGGGCGGGGAAGCCATCCCCATCAAAGCCAGCCCCACCAGCATGTCCGACTGGCGGGCCGCCCTGGAAAAAGTCACCGAGATTTTCGGTGAGGTGCACGGCATTGTCCATGTGGCAGACCGGGTGAGTTACTCGCATTTTGATTACCTCCCTGAGTCTGAGTGGGTGGAAATTGCCAATTACAACGTGCGCTCCAGCCTGACCATCTTGCAGCACATCAAAAGGAACCGCCAGCACACCTGGGTGACCATCATTGCCCCTCCGCTGGACGCCCAGTTGCTGCACATGCATGCGTTCCGGGGGGCACTCATTCACCTGACCCAGCACGCTTCGCAGGAAAACCTGCGGGTGAACCTGCTGGTGCCCAGCCGTGCAGCCCACAGCGACGAGTGGGACGTGGGCCTCAGCACTGCAGTGTGTCATTTTGCAGACCCCAGAATGGAGCACATTGTCGGGAACATCATCAACGTGCCCCTTCCCCCTGTTCCCAAACCCGAAGCCCTCGAAGCCCTGGAGGCTGCAGAGGCCGAGGCCGAATGGGAAGAGGAAAATGCGTGA
- a CDS encoding winged helix-turn-helix domain-containing protein, with the protein MSEKTPPVRLDFDRLQAWVSTQLASIQTTMKMMGAVPLQAAGPVLAHPRELRVCTLGLPEVFCQGTRLEFPYQKVQELLLYLIFNPSASKDQLLEDLWDGKSADSVYTAIRQLRRLLKDHLHLAEEAVVKKGRYYSLSAEIQIGLDLHTLDNTVFRGTKIAPQYLCVLMEGLDSSWIEEQRLLFNKTLLARLEQETQHPQLPLERLLVLHLLVLVRDVFQTAALDVVLRLSRDLGFAAVQRAAQQLVHALNEGSSTEFQVAQLRDLAVELLENQRLSAV; encoded by the coding sequence GTGTCTGAGAAAACCCCTCCGGTCAGGCTGGATTTTGACAGGCTTCAGGCCTGGGTTTCCACCCAGCTGGCCTCCATCCAGACCACCATGAAAATGATGGGTGCAGTGCCCCTGCAAGCGGCAGGCCCGGTCCTCGCCCACCCCAGGGAACTGCGGGTATGCACCCTGGGTCTCCCGGAGGTGTTCTGCCAGGGGACGCGCCTGGAATTCCCTTACCAGAAAGTTCAGGAGCTGCTGCTGTACCTGATCTTCAATCCCAGTGCCAGCAAAGACCAGTTGCTGGAAGACCTCTGGGACGGCAAATCTGCAGACAGCGTTTACACAGCCATCCGGCAGCTCAGACGCCTTTTGAAAGATCACCTTCACCTTGCAGAAGAAGCAGTGGTCAAAAAAGGACGTTATTACAGCCTGTCTGCTGAAATCCAGATCGGACTGGATTTGCACACCCTGGACAACACCGTGTTCAGGGGAACCAAGATTGCTCCGCAGTACCTCTGTGTCCTGATGGAAGGCCTGGATTCCTCCTGGATTGAAGAACAGCGGCTGCTGTTCAACAAAACCCTGCTGGCCAGACTGGAGCAGGAAACCCAGCATCCCCAGCTCCCCCTGGAACGCCTGCTGGTGCTGCACCTGCTGGTGCTGGTCCGGGATGTTTTTCAGACGGCTGCCCTGGATGTTGTGCTGCGCCTTTCCAGAGACCTGGGTTTTGCTGCCGTGCAACGTGCAGCACAGCAACTGGTGCACGCTTTAAATGAAGGCAGCTCCACCGAATTTCAGGTGGCCCAGTTGCGGGATCTGGCTGTGGAACTGCTGGAAAACCAGCGCCTGAGCGCCGTATGA
- the nrdR gene encoding transcriptional regulator NrdR: protein MKCPFCSSNDTRVINSRPSDEGASIRRRRECERCGRRFTTYERAQLEPLMVVKRDTHREPFNPDKLLRGLMLATEKRPINHELLRKFAYSFEDENPTHEITSEEIGRRAMLFLKPLDEVAYIRFASVYREFDSLERFIEEIKGLKDQ from the coding sequence GTGAAGTGTCCGTTCTGCTCTTCCAACGACACCCGCGTGATCAACTCCCGTCCCAGCGATGAGGGGGCCTCCATTCGACGCAGGAGGGAGTGTGAGCGCTGTGGAAGGCGTTTCACCACCTACGAACGGGCACAGCTTGAACCCCTGATGGTGGTGAAACGGGACACCCACCGGGAGCCCTTCAACCCGGACAAGTTGCTGCGTGGCCTGATGCTGGCCACCGAGAAACGCCCCATCAACCATGAACTGCTGCGAAAGTTTGCCTACAGTTTTGAAGATGAAAACCCCACCCACGAAATCACTTCAGAGGAAATCGGACGCAGGGCCATGCTGTTTTTAAAGCCTCTGGACGAGGTGGCCTACATCCGTTTTGCCTCGGTGTACCGTGAGTTTGATTCGCTGGAACGTTTCATCGAGGAGATCAAGGGCCTCAAAGACCAGTGA
- the dnaB gene encoding replicative DNA helicase, producing the protein MDPVARVAPNSIDAEVSVLGSILLDNDTLINLGDQVNSDMFYRESHRKIFAAMRLLADQGQPIDLVTLSEELRGKNVLDEVGGVSYLVGLSESVPTAVYAEYYARIIQEKYTLRQLIQASGRIMQLAYDGEVPLDEMLDKSEQLIFDVSQKEGKDEFQSMNTVMHDTFEYITKLHATGGHIDGTKSGFRDLDSMITGFSPGSLNVLAARPSMGKCLTANTLIDVPGTGQRITIEEFVQRNLPEVYGISETGKLRPTKVSHWIDSGVKPVRRVRTRLGREVEVTLHHPFLTPEGWTPLYDLKLGDVIAVPRAVPNFGADEGLDSAEVRLLAYFIAEGNLTNTSPRFTNTDPLIVQDFKTLIGQKFPELGIKQDGIDFIVARAHTPGAQKNQKNPLTEFLRSHGQMGKSAHFKTVPEAIFTLQKEKVAEFLCILFSCDATIYSLNGKHPRIEFTVASLQLAKDVQHLLTRFGIIAKLWQKTEKSFRVEITEPQGVALYQTEIGWFGEKATRVFELHPERHSNNGHLPASVWEKVRALASQKQLSLTQLAMRSGEHTGKRYNPHTQRGIPQKRLAGYAAVLESPELARLSSPDLYWDEIVSIEDLGEQQVYDLTVPDGSNFVAQDICVHNTAFALSIAQNVALRGEGKTTAVFSLEMPAQQLALRMLCSEARVDMNRVRSGQLSEQDFVRLANAAARLSEAPIFIDDVPNLTVNELRSKLRRVKVKTGSLGLVVIDYLQLMSGSKSGGGGENRQQEISAISRGLKSIARELEVPVIVLSQLSRAVEQRPNHRPMLSDLRECVTGDTLVMLSNGQRMPIRELVGTNPEVLAMTEDEKIGAFTSDKVWSVGIKPVFEVKLASGRTLRATAKHRIYTAHGWQELQHIQEGSRVAVARVIPEPAETQKWTEAELVLLGHLVGDGSYLKGQPLRYTTASEANSKLVTDSALTFGVQVNRHPGKGNWHQLVFSGNGNRWEAKGINKWLRDLGSFNQRSHEKHLPASLFRLSNDQVALFLQNLWATDGTLFTPKASKSSSRINFSTNSLQLARDVAALLLRFGIVARFRTVQQGDYRPMHVVEISGKTQQMLFLDRIGATGCKVEDAARLRSYLEAREANTNTDTLPVEVFDVVRSRMQEQGITTRQMAALRGTSYAGSSHFKFAPSRTVLLDHAEILNDVELQKKATSDLFWDEVVSITPAGEEEVFDLTVPGPASWLADGIVSHNSGAIEQDADIVMFIYRDEYYNKETDQQGIAEIIIGKQRNGPVGTVKLQFHSQHVRFNDLAQDGV; encoded by the coding sequence ATGGATCCTGTAGCACGAGTCGCACCAAACAGCATCGACGCCGAAGTGAGCGTCCTGGGCAGCATTTTGCTTGACAATGACACCCTGATCAACCTGGGAGACCAGGTGAATTCAGACATGTTCTACCGGGAATCCCACCGCAAAATCTTTGCTGCCATGCGCCTGCTTGCCGACCAGGGGCAACCCATTGACCTTGTGACCCTCTCCGAAGAACTGCGCGGCAAAAATGTGCTGGATGAAGTGGGCGGAGTGTCCTACCTGGTGGGCCTCTCCGAGAGCGTGCCCACTGCCGTTTACGCCGAATACTATGCCCGCATCATCCAGGAGAAATACACCCTCAGGCAACTGATCCAGGCTTCGGGGCGCATCATGCAGCTGGCTTACGACGGAGAAGTGCCGCTGGACGAAATGCTGGACAAATCCGAACAGCTGATCTTCGATGTCTCCCAGAAAGAAGGCAAAGACGAATTTCAGAGCATGAACACTGTCATGCACGACACCTTCGAATACATCACCAAGCTGCATGCCACAGGTGGGCACATTGATGGCACCAAAAGCGGCTTTCGGGATCTGGACAGCATGATCACCGGGTTTTCTCCGGGCAGTTTGAATGTGCTGGCCGCCCGTCCTTCGATGGGAAAATGCCTGACTGCAAACACCCTGATTGATGTTCCTGGCACCGGGCAGCGCATCACCATCGAAGAATTTGTTCAGCGCAACCTGCCCGAAGTTTACGGAATCTCTGAGACCGGCAAATTGCGTCCCACCAAGGTGTCCCACTGGATTGACAGTGGGGTGAAACCCGTTCGCAGGGTGCGCACAAGGCTGGGGCGCGAGGTGGAAGTCACCCTGCACCACCCCTTCCTGACCCCTGAAGGCTGGACCCCCCTGTATGACCTGAAGCTGGGAGATGTCATTGCGGTACCTCGTGCAGTTCCCAACTTCGGAGCGGATGAAGGGCTGGATTCTGCAGAAGTGCGTCTGCTGGCTTACTTCATTGCAGAGGGCAACCTGACCAACACCTCCCCGAGGTTCACCAACACCGATCCTTTGATCGTGCAGGACTTCAAAACCCTGATCGGGCAGAAATTCCCGGAACTCGGCATCAAGCAGGATGGGATTGATTTCATTGTGGCCAGGGCCCACACTCCGGGTGCCCAGAAAAACCAGAAGAATCCTCTCACCGAATTTCTGAGGTCACACGGGCAGATGGGCAAGAGCGCCCACTTCAAGACGGTTCCTGAAGCCATTTTCACTCTGCAGAAAGAAAAAGTGGCGGAATTCCTGTGCATCCTGTTCAGCTGTGACGCCACCATTTACAGCCTGAATGGAAAGCATCCCCGGATTGAATTCACTGTGGCTTCCCTGCAGCTCGCAAAAGACGTGCAGCACCTGCTGACCCGCTTTGGGATCATTGCCAAACTGTGGCAAAAAACCGAAAAATCTTTCCGGGTGGAAATCACCGAGCCCCAGGGGGTGGCCCTTTACCAGACAGAAATTGGCTGGTTTGGTGAGAAAGCCACGCGGGTTTTTGAACTGCACCCTGAACGCCACAGCAACAACGGTCATCTGCCAGCCAGCGTCTGGGAGAAAGTTCGTGCACTGGCCTCCCAGAAGCAGCTTTCCCTGACCCAGCTTGCCATGCGCAGCGGAGAACACACCGGAAAACGCTACAACCCACACACCCAGAGAGGCATTCCTCAGAAGCGTCTGGCTGGATATGCTGCTGTGCTGGAAAGCCCGGAACTTGCCCGTCTGTCCAGCCCGGATCTGTACTGGGATGAAATTGTGTCCATTGAAGATCTGGGAGAACAACAGGTGTATGACCTGACGGTTCCTGATGGATCGAACTTCGTTGCCCAGGACATCTGCGTGCACAACACTGCTTTTGCACTTTCCATTGCTCAGAATGTGGCTTTGAGAGGCGAAGGCAAAACAACAGCAGTTTTCAGTCTGGAAATGCCCGCTCAACAACTGGCTTTGCGCATGCTTTGTTCGGAAGCCAGGGTGGACATGAACCGGGTGCGAAGTGGTCAGCTCAGCGAGCAAGATTTCGTCCGGCTTGCGAATGCTGCCGCAAGATTAAGTGAAGCTCCTATTTTTATCGATGATGTGCCCAACCTGACAGTAAATGAACTCCGAAGCAAATTGCGAAGGGTAAAAGTCAAAACAGGTTCTCTGGGCCTTGTGGTGATTGACTACTTGCAATTGATGAGCGGATCCAAAAGCGGTGGGGGCGGAGAGAACAGACAGCAGGAAATCAGCGCCATTTCCCGTGGATTAAAAAGCATCGCCCGTGAACTTGAAGTTCCTGTGATTGTGCTGTCCCAGCTTTCCCGTGCAGTGGAACAACGTCCAAATCACAGACCCATGCTTTCAGATTTGCGCGAATGTGTCACTGGAGACACCCTGGTGATGCTTTCCAACGGACAGCGTATGCCCATCCGTGAACTGGTGGGCACCAACCCAGAAGTGCTCGCCATGACCGAAGATGAAAAAATAGGGGCCTTCACCAGCGACAAAGTGTGGAGTGTGGGCATCAAACCTGTCTTTGAGGTGAAACTTGCCAGTGGTCGCACCCTCAGGGCAACCGCGAAACACCGCATCTACACAGCGCATGGCTGGCAGGAACTGCAGCACATTCAGGAAGGCAGCCGCGTGGCAGTGGCCCGTGTGATCCCAGAACCTGCGGAAACCCAGAAGTGGACAGAGGCAGAACTGGTTCTGCTGGGCCATCTGGTCGGAGATGGCAGCTACCTGAAAGGACAACCCCTGCGCTACACCACAGCTTCTGAAGCCAACAGCAAACTGGTGACAGATTCAGCTCTGACTTTTGGGGTGCAGGTCAACCGCCATCCCGGAAAAGGCAACTGGCATCAGCTGGTGTTCAGTGGCAACGGCAACCGCTGGGAGGCAAAAGGCATCAACAAATGGCTGCGCGACCTGGGCAGCTTCAACCAGCGTTCCCATGAAAAACATTTGCCAGCCAGCCTGTTCCGCCTGAGCAATGATCAGGTGGCGTTGTTCCTGCAGAACCTGTGGGCCACAGATGGCACCCTGTTCACCCCCAAAGCAAGCAAAAGCTCCAGCAGGATCAATTTCTCCACCAACAGCCTGCAACTTGCCAGAGATGTGGCAGCGCTCTTGCTGCGCTTCGGAATTGTGGCCCGCTTCCGCACTGTCCAGCAGGGGGATTACCGCCCCATGCATGTGGTGGAGATCTCCGGAAAAACCCAGCAAATGCTGTTCCTGGACCGGATTGGTGCCACAGGATGCAAGGTGGAAGATGCAGCCCGTTTGCGCTCTTACCTGGAAGCCCGGGAAGCCAACACCAATACAGACACCCTGCCCGTCGAGGTTTTCGATGTGGTTCGCTCCAGGATGCAGGAGCAGGGCATCACCACCCGCCAGATGGCGGCTCTGAGGGGCACTTCTTACGCAGGCAGTTCCCACTTCAAGTTTGCCCCTTCTAGAACTGTGCTGCTGGACCACGCAGAAATCCTGAACGATGTTGAACTGCAGAAAAAAGCCACCTCTGACCTGTTCTGGGATGAAGTGGTCAGCATCACCCCTGCAGGTGAAGAGGAAGTCTTTGACCTGACCGTGCCTGGACCTGCTTCCTGGCTTGCAGATGGCATTGTGAGCCACAACTCCGGGGCCATCGAGCAGGACGCAGACATTGTGATGTTCATTTACCGTGATGAGTACTACAACAAGGAAACAGACCAGCAGGGCATTGCAGAAATCATCATCGGGAAACAAAGAAACGGGCCTGTGGGCACCGTCAAACTGCAATTTCACAGTCAGCACGTGCGGTTCAACGATCTGGCCCAGGATGGGGTTTAA